Proteins encoded together in one Kitasatospora albolonga window:
- a CDS encoding cyclase produces MAEHTSSSITIEAAPADVMSVIADFARYPEWTGEVKEAEVLAVNDQGRAEQVRLVLDAGAIKDDHVLEYTWLGDKEVSWTLVKSQMLRSLDGTYALAPMAGGVRTEVTYKLAVDVKIPLLGMIKRKAEKVIIDRALAGLKKRVESIPQG; encoded by the coding sequence ATGGCTGAACACACCAGCTCGAGCATCACGATCGAGGCGGCACCGGCCGACGTCATGAGCGTGATCGCCGACTTCGCCCGCTACCCGGAGTGGACCGGCGAGGTGAAGGAGGCCGAGGTGCTGGCCGTGAACGACCAGGGCCGCGCCGAACAGGTCCGCCTCGTCCTGGACGCCGGAGCGATCAAGGACGACCACGTCCTGGAGTACACCTGGCTCGGCGACAAGGAAGTCAGCTGGACCCTGGTCAAGTCCCAGATGCTGCGCTCCCTGGACGGCACGTACGCCCTCGCGCCGATGGCCGGCGGGGTGCGGACCGAGGTCACCTACAAGCTCGCCGTCGACGTCAAGATCCCGCTCCTCGGCATGATCAAGCGCAAGGCCGAGAAGGTCATCATCGACCGCGCGCTCGCCGGTCTGAAGAAGCGCGTCGAGTCCATCCCGCAGGGCTGA
- a CDS encoding metallophosphoesterase, translating into MRGSEPAGPVAGARRSTRIHVVSDVHGNTEALARAGDGADALICLGDLVLFLDYADHSRGIFPALFGKENASRIVALRTARRYEEARAFGRELWAGRDRNTEIIGAVRRQYAELFAAFPTPTYATYGNVDVPRLWPEYARPGTTVLDGERVEIGGRVFGFVGGGLRTPMNTPYEISDEEYAAKVEALGPVDVLCSHIPPEVPELTYDTVARRFERGSTALLEAIRTTRPRYALFGHVHQPLVRRMRIGTTECVNVGHFASTGTPWALTW; encoded by the coding sequence ATGCGAGGCAGCGAACCGGCCGGGCCGGTGGCGGGCGCACGGCGCTCCACCCGGATTCACGTGGTCAGCGACGTCCACGGCAACACCGAGGCCCTGGCCCGTGCCGGGGACGGTGCCGACGCCCTGATCTGCCTCGGTGACCTGGTGCTCTTCCTCGACTACGCCGACCACTCGCGCGGCATCTTCCCCGCCCTGTTCGGCAAGGAGAACGCCAGCCGCATCGTTGCGCTGCGCACCGCCCGCCGCTACGAGGAGGCCCGCGCCTTCGGCCGCGAGCTGTGGGCGGGCCGCGACCGCAACACCGAGATCATCGGCGCGGTGCGCCGGCAGTACGCCGAACTCTTCGCCGCCTTCCCCACCCCGACGTACGCCACCTACGGCAACGTCGACGTCCCCCGTCTGTGGCCCGAGTACGCCCGCCCCGGCACCACCGTGCTGGACGGCGAGCGGGTCGAGATCGGCGGCCGGGTCTTCGGCTTCGTCGGCGGCGGCCTCAGGACCCCGATGAACACCCCGTACGAGATCAGCGACGAGGAGTACGCGGCCAAGGTCGAGGCGCTCGGCCCGGTCGACGTGCTCTGCTCGCACATCCCGCCCGAGGTTCCCGAGCTGACATACGACACCGTCGCCCGCCGCTTCGAACGCGGCAGCACCGCCCTGCTGGAGGCCATCCGCACCACCCGCCCCCGGTACGCGCTTTTCGGCCATGTTCACCAGCCGCTGGTCCGCCGGATGCGGATCGGCACCACCGAGTGCGTCAACGTCGGCCACTTCGCCTCCACCGGCACACCCTGGGCGCTGACCTGGTGA
- a CDS encoding glucokinase encodes MGLTIGVDIGGTKIAAGVVDEEGRILSTFKVATPPTAEGIVDAICSAVAGASEGHDVEAVGIGAAGYVDDKRATVLFAPNIDWRHEPLKDKVEQRVGLPVVVENDANAAAWGEYRFGAGQGHDDVICITLGTGLGGGIIIGNKLRRGRFGVAAEFGHIRVVPDGLLCGCGSQGCWEQYASGRALVRYAKQRANATPENAAVLLGLGDGTVDGIEGKHISEAARRGDPVAVDSFRELARWAGAGLADLASLFDPSAFIVGGGVSDEGELVLDPIRKSFRRWLIGGQWRPHAQVLAAQLGGKAGLVGAADLARQG; translated from the coding sequence ATGGGACTCACCATCGGCGTCGATATCGGCGGCACGAAGATCGCGGCTGGAGTGGTCGACGAAGAGGGTCGCATCCTCTCGACGTTCAAGGTGGCGACGCCCCCGACGGCCGAAGGCATCGTCGACGCGATCTGCTCGGCGGTGGCCGGGGCGAGCGAGGGACACGACGTGGAGGCCGTCGGCATCGGCGCCGCCGGTTATGTCGACGACAAGCGCGCCACCGTCCTGTTCGCGCCCAACATCGACTGGCGCCACGAGCCGCTCAAGGACAAGGTCGAGCAGCGCGTCGGCCTGCCCGTCGTCGTCGAGAACGACGCCAACGCGGCGGCCTGGGGCGAGTACCGCTTCGGAGCCGGCCAGGGCCACGACGACGTCATCTGCATCACGCTCGGCACCGGCCTCGGCGGTGGCATCATCATCGGCAACAAGCTGCGGCGCGGACGCTTCGGTGTGGCCGCCGAGTTCGGCCACATCCGGGTCGTCCCGGACGGTCTGCTCTGCGGCTGCGGCAGCCAGGGCTGCTGGGAGCAGTACGCCTCCGGCCGCGCCCTCGTGCGGTACGCGAAGCAGCGCGCCAACGCCACCCCGGAGAACGCCGCCGTCCTGCTGGGCCTCGGCGACGGCACGGTGGACGGCATCGAGGGCAAGCACATCAGCGAGGCCGCCCGCCGGGGCGACCCGGTCGCGGTCGACTCGTTCCGCGAGCTGGCCCGCTGGGCCGGGGCCGGACTGGCCGACCTCGCCTCGCTGTTCGACCCGTCCGCGTTCATCGTCGGCGGCGGCGTATCGGACGAGGGCGAGCTCGTCCTCGACCCGATCCGCAAGTCGTTCCGGCGCTGGCTGATCGGCGGCCAGTGGCGCCCGCACGCCCAGGTGCTCGCCGCCCAACTCGGCGGCAAGGCAGGGCTGGTGGGCGCGGCCGACCTCGCCCGCCAGGGCTGA
- a CDS encoding long-chain fatty acid--CoA ligase, protein MREFSLPALYEVPTDGNLTDLIRRNAAQHPDVAVMSRKVAGAWTDVSATQFLAEVRAAAKGLIASGVGPGDRVALMSRTRFEWVLLDFAIWSAGAVTVPVYETSSAEQVQWILGDSGAVAVVVESDAHAAAVESVREGLPELAHVWQIEAGAVKALGEAGAEVPDETMDARMVSAKADDPATIVYTSGTTGRPKGCVLTHRSFFAECGNVVERLKPLFRTGECSVLLFLPAAHVFGRMVEVASVMAPIRLGCVPDIKNLTDELATFRPTLILGVPRVFEKVYNAARAKAQADGKGKIFDRAADTAIAYSRALSTPQGPSLGLKLKHKLFDKLVFGKLRAVLGGKGEFAISGGAPLGERLGHFYRGIGFTVLEGYGLTESCAATAFNPWDRQKIGTVGQPLPGSVVRIADDGEVLLHGEHLFTGYWKNESASAEALADGWFHTGDIGTLDEDGYLAITGRKKEIIVTAGGKNVAPAVIEDRIRAHALVAECMVVGDGRPFVGALVTLDEEFLSRWAEEHGKPAGSTALSLREDPELLAEVQRAVDNGNAAVSKAESVRKFRILPAQFTEEAGHITPSLKLKRNVVAKDFADEVESIYRA, encoded by the coding sequence TTGCGCGAGTTCAGCCTTCCGGCCCTGTACGAGGTCCCGACGGACGGCAATCTGACGGATCTGATCCGCCGCAACGCCGCTCAGCATCCCGATGTCGCGGTGATGAGCCGCAAGGTGGCCGGTGCCTGGACCGATGTCAGCGCCACCCAGTTCCTGGCCGAGGTGAGAGCCGCCGCCAAAGGGCTGATCGCCTCGGGCGTGGGGCCCGGCGACCGGGTCGCCCTGATGTCGCGCACCCGGTTCGAGTGGGTGCTGCTGGACTTCGCGATCTGGAGCGCGGGCGCGGTGACCGTGCCGGTGTACGAGACCAGCTCCGCCGAGCAGGTGCAGTGGATTCTCGGTGACTCCGGGGCGGTGGCGGTGGTCGTGGAGAGCGACGCGCACGCGGCCGCGGTGGAGTCCGTACGGGAGGGGCTGCCGGAGCTCGCGCACGTCTGGCAGATCGAGGCGGGCGCGGTGAAGGCCCTGGGCGAGGCGGGCGCCGAGGTCCCGGACGAGACCATGGACGCGCGGATGGTCAGCGCCAAGGCGGACGACCCGGCCACCATCGTCTACACCTCCGGCACCACGGGCCGCCCCAAGGGCTGTGTGCTCACCCACCGCAGCTTCTTCGCGGAGTGCGGCAACGTGGTGGAGCGGCTGAAGCCCCTGTTCCGTACAGGCGAGTGCTCGGTGCTGCTGTTCCTGCCCGCCGCGCACGTCTTCGGCCGGATGGTCGAGGTGGCCTCGGTGATGGCCCCGATCCGGCTCGGCTGCGTCCCCGACATCAAGAACCTCACCGATGAGCTGGCCACGTTCCGGCCGACCCTGATCCTCGGGGTGCCCCGGGTCTTCGAGAAGGTCTACAACGCGGCGCGCGCCAAGGCGCAGGCCGACGGCAAGGGCAAGATCTTCGACCGGGCCGCCGACACGGCGATCGCCTACAGCCGGGCGCTCTCCACCCCGCAGGGCCCCTCGCTGGGGCTGAAGCTGAAGCACAAGCTGTTCGACAAGCTGGTCTTCGGCAAGCTGCGCGCGGTCCTCGGCGGCAAGGGCGAGTTCGCGATCTCCGGCGGGGCCCCGCTCGGTGAGCGGCTCGGCCACTTCTACCGGGGCATCGGCTTCACGGTCCTGGAGGGCTACGGCCTGACCGAGAGCTGCGCGGCCACCGCGTTCAACCCGTGGGACCGGCAGAAGATCGGTACGGTCGGCCAGCCGCTGCCCGGCTCGGTGGTGCGGATCGCGGACGACGGCGAGGTGCTGCTCCACGGCGAGCACCTGTTCACCGGGTACTGGAAGAACGAGTCGGCGTCCGCCGAGGCGCTGGCCGACGGCTGGTTCCACACCGGGGACATCGGCACGCTCGACGAGGACGGCTATCTGGCGATCACCGGCCGCAAGAAGGAGATCATCGTCACGGCGGGCGGCAAGAACGTGGCCCCCGCGGTGATCGAGGACCGCATCCGCGCCCACGCCCTGGTCGCCGAGTGCATGGTGGTCGGCGACGGCCGCCCGTTCGTGGGCGCGCTGGTCACCCTGGACGAGGAGTTCCTGAGCCGCTGGGCCGAGGAGCACGGCAAGCCGGCCGGTTCGACGGCCCTGTCGCTGCGGGAGGACCCGGAGCTGCTGGCGGAGGTGCAGCGGGCGGTGGACAACGGCAACGCGGCGGTCTCCAAGGCCGAGTCCGTACGCAAGTTCCGTATCCTGCCCGCCCAGTTCACCGAGGAGGCGGGCCACATCACACCGTCGCTGAAGCTGAAGCGGAACGTGGTGGCGAAGGACTTCGCGGACGAGGTGGAGTCGATCTACCGCGCCTGA